Proteins encoded in a region of the Triplophysa rosa linkage group LG14, Trosa_1v2, whole genome shotgun sequence genome:
- the LOC130565006 gene encoding uncharacterized protein LOC130565006: MTVDQGVGHFLRTPCMKCMMYISQFGILLCFLMASNALDHCKSCEGATLFTINASLKSEVFLPCYFKTSQNTTNKTERGRWGHFSNFLTISQDGNIVFDDPREGRVTVFPILAAGGNFSIIIHDLQISDFGTYCCELNRECCRVKITQSAHPEKHELNPWIFFAAGAGLFFLIFIAFYLFSKFCGNHTQETQNNQNSSRGRSRDATVYENQAHAPNQTGVNQNPQRAFRPVPEPTTSQQSDPKPYYVNQAELSISSNAGQKRKKQKHFQFKNPIYAD; the protein is encoded by the exons atgactgtTGATCAAG GTGTTGGCCACTTTCTACGGACACCTTGTATGAAATGCATGATGTACATTTCACAGTTTGGGATATTATTGTGCTTTCTGATGGCTTCAAACG CATTGGACCACTGCAAAAGTTGTGAAGGTGCTACACTGTTCACAATCAATGCTTCTCTGAAATCTGAAGTCTTCCTGCCCTGTTACTTTAAAACAAGCCAAAACACAACTAATAAAACTGAGCGAGGGAGATGGGGACACTTTTCAAATTTCCTAACAATCTCACAAGATGGGAATATCGTCTTTGATGATCCTAGAGAAGGACGTGTGACTGTTTTTCCCATCCTAGCTGCCGGAGGAAACTTCTCCATCATTATTCATGATCTACAGATCTCAGATTTTGGCACGTACTGTTGTGAGCTGAACAGGGAATGCTGCAGAGTGAAGATCACACAATCAGCCCATCCTGAAA AACATGAGTTAAACCCCTGGATATTCTTTGCTGCTGGGGCTGGATTGTTTTTTCTGATTTTTATTGCATTCTACCTGTTTTCAAAATTCTGTG GTAACCATACACAAGAGACACAGAATAACCAAAACAGCAGCAGAG GTCGAAGCAGAGATGCAACTGTTTATG aaAACCAAGCACATGCACCGAATCAAACTGGTGTGAACCAAAATCCACAAAGAG CTTTCAGACCGGTTCCTGAGCCAACTACAAGTCAGCAGTCAGATCCAAAGCCATACTATG TCAACCAGGCAGAACTCTCCATTTCAAGCAACGCTGGCCAAAAACGGAAAAAACAGAAAC ATTTCCAGTTCAAAAATCCAATCTATGCGGATTGA